A window from Canis lupus familiaris isolate Mischka breed German Shepherd chromosome 18, alternate assembly UU_Cfam_GSD_1.0, whole genome shotgun sequence encodes these proteins:
- the TMEM258 gene encoding transmembrane protein 258 isoform X1 yields MSLHLARCPPSQALSHNLPCKPEEEADTVRATTPCQEELEAMSRYTSPVNPAVFPHLTVVLLAIGMFFTAWFFVYEVTSTKYTRDIYKELLISLVASLFMGFGVLFLLLWVGIYV; encoded by the exons ATGAGCCTACACCTGGCGAGATG CCCTCCTTCACAGGCATTATCTCATAATCTTCCCTGTAAGCCCGAAGAGGAAGCAGACACCGTTCGAGCAACTACTCCATGCCAGGAA GAGCTCGAGGCCATGAGCAGATACACCAGCCCAGTGAACCCTGCCGTCTTCCCCCATCTGACCGTGGTGCTATTGGCAATTGGCATGTTCTTTACCGCCTGGTTCTTCGT TTATGAGGTCACCTCCACCAAGTACACTCGGGATATCTACAAAGAGCTCCTCATCTCCTTGGTGGCCTCACTCTTCATGGGCTTTGGagtcctcttcctgctgctctggGTTGGCATCTACGTATGA
- the TMEM258 gene encoding transmembrane protein 258 isoform X2 produces MELEAMSRYTSPVNPAVFPHLTVVLLAIGMFFTAWFFVYEVTSTKYTRDIYKELLISLVASLFMGFGVLFLLLWVGIYV; encoded by the exons ATG GAGCTCGAGGCCATGAGCAGATACACCAGCCCAGTGAACCCTGCCGTCTTCCCCCATCTGACCGTGGTGCTATTGGCAATTGGCATGTTCTTTACCGCCTGGTTCTTCGT TTATGAGGTCACCTCCACCAAGTACACTCGGGATATCTACAAAGAGCTCCTCATCTCCTTGGTGGCCTCACTCTTCATGGGCTTTGGagtcctcttcctgctgctctggGTTGGCATCTACGTATGA